The following coding sequences lie in one Nocardioides sambongensis genomic window:
- a CDS encoding UDP-N-acetylmuramoyl-tripeptide--D-alanyl-D-alanine ligase translates to MIPMTLAEIADAVGGTLATPEHADVLVTGEAYLDSRAPVPAGLFVAVAGEHVDGHDYAAAAHAVLGSRPTDAPTVVVSDPVAALGRLARHVLDRLDAVVIALTGSQGKTGTKDYLAGVLAAVAGAEAVVATAGNHNNELGVPLTVLRATAATRYLVVEMGARGVGHIAYLCRIAPPRVAAVLNVGTAHIGEFGSREAIALAKGEIVEALPADGVAVLNADDDLTAAMATRTPARVVTFGSRAGADLLWSGVRTDPLGRPTFQLSGPGVSSSPSSCTSPVGTRSPTRPPRRRSRPAPDSAWTRSRRR, encoded by the coding sequence ATGATCCCGATGACCCTGGCCGAGATCGCCGACGCGGTCGGCGGGACGTTGGCCACCCCGGAGCACGCCGACGTACTGGTCACCGGCGAGGCCTACCTGGACAGCCGCGCGCCGGTGCCGGCGGGGCTCTTCGTGGCCGTCGCCGGCGAGCACGTCGACGGCCACGACTACGCCGCCGCCGCGCACGCCGTGCTCGGATCGCGTCCCACCGACGCCCCCACCGTCGTCGTCTCCGACCCGGTGGCCGCGCTCGGCCGGCTGGCGCGTCACGTGCTGGACCGGCTGGACGCCGTCGTGATCGCGCTGACCGGCTCGCAGGGCAAGACCGGGACCAAGGACTACCTGGCCGGGGTGCTGGCCGCCGTGGCCGGCGCGGAGGCCGTGGTGGCCACCGCCGGCAACCACAACAACGAGCTCGGCGTGCCGCTCACCGTGCTGCGCGCCACCGCCGCCACCCGCTACCTGGTGGTGGAGATGGGGGCCCGGGGCGTCGGCCACATCGCCTACCTCTGCCGCATCGCGCCACCCAGGGTCGCTGCCGTGCTCAACGTCGGGACGGCCCACATCGGGGAGTTCGGCAGCCGGGAGGCGATCGCGCTCGCCAAGGGGGAGATCGTCGAGGCGCTGCCGGCCGACGGCGTCGCGGTGCTCAACGCCGACGACGACCTCACCGCCGCGATGGCGACCCGTACGCCGGCACGGGTGGTCACCTTCGGCAGCCGGGCCGGGGCGGACCTGCTCTGGAGCGGGGTCCGGACCGACCCGCTCGGGCGTCCCACGTTCCAGCTCTCCGGCCCGGGGGTGAGCAGTTCACCGTCGAGCTGCACCAGCCCGGTGGGCACCAGGTCGCCAACGCGGCCGCCGCGGCGGCGCTCGCGGCCGGCGCCGGACTCGGCCTGGACGCGGTCGCGCCGGCGTTGA
- a CDS encoding UDP-N-acetylmuramoyl-L-alanyl-D-glutamate--2,6-diaminopimelate ligase, with amino-acid sequence MRPGDLYAALPGASVHGARFVPQAAAAGAAAVLTDADGAAAAEGAGLPALVVPHPRGALGRVSAGVYGDPAEALRTVGVTGTQGKTTVTRLLDNGLAAAGVRAAVIGTVGTRIAGTEVRTALTTPEAPDLHGLFAAMREQAVDTCAMEVSSHALVLGRVDGVVFDVAVFLNLGRDHLDFHADVEDYYRAKASLFTPARARAALIDIDDEHGRRLAAETILPVRTVSARGSAADWTAADVALGPDGSTFTVHGPDGRRFAAGVPLAGDFNVANALAAIAAAGEVGLDAAAVAAGIASGAGVPGRLERVRAEPDPGFPVLVDYAHKPDAVEAVLSTLRPVTAGRLIIVLGAGGDRDTGKRPLMGELAARGADLVVVTDDNPRSEDPAAIRAAVLAGATGAGAAAEVLEVEGRRDAIATALDRARPGDVVVVAGKGHETGQEIAGVVHPFDDRLVVAELLAERPGRPDGGR; translated from the coding sequence GTGCGTCCGGGCGACCTCTACGCCGCGCTGCCGGGCGCCAGCGTGCACGGCGCCCGGTTCGTGCCCCAGGCCGCGGCAGCCGGCGCCGCGGCGGTGCTCACCGACGCCGACGGCGCCGCCGCCGCCGAGGGCGCCGGGCTCCCGGCGCTCGTCGTACCGCACCCGCGGGGAGCGCTCGGCCGGGTCTCCGCCGGCGTGTACGGCGACCCCGCCGAGGCCCTGCGGACCGTGGGGGTCACCGGTACCCAGGGCAAGACCACGGTCACCCGACTGCTGGACAACGGTCTGGCCGCCGCGGGGGTCCGGGCGGCGGTGATCGGCACGGTCGGCACCCGGATCGCGGGCACCGAGGTCCGCACCGCGCTCACCACCCCCGAGGCCCCCGACCTGCACGGTCTCTTCGCGGCGATGCGGGAGCAGGCGGTGGACACCTGCGCGATGGAGGTCTCCAGCCACGCCCTGGTGCTGGGCCGCGTCGACGGGGTGGTCTTCGACGTCGCGGTCTTCTTGAACCTCGGCCGCGACCACCTCGACTTCCACGCCGACGTCGAGGACTACTACCGGGCCAAGGCATCACTGTTCACCCCCGCGCGGGCGCGCGCGGCGCTGATCGACATCGACGACGAGCACGGGCGGCGACTCGCCGCGGAGACGATCCTCCCGGTGCGCACGGTCTCGGCCCGGGGGAGCGCGGCGGACTGGACGGCGGCGGACGTCGCGCTCGGCCCGGACGGGTCGACCTTCACCGTGCACGGCCCGGACGGCCGCAGGTTCGCCGCCGGGGTGCCGCTCGCCGGGGACTTCAACGTCGCGAACGCGCTCGCCGCGATCGCCGCCGCCGGCGAGGTCGGCCTCGATGCCGCCGCCGTCGCGGCCGGCATCGCCTCCGGAGCCGGCGTGCCCGGCCGGCTGGAGCGGGTCCGCGCGGAGCCCGACCCCGGGTTCCCGGTGCTGGTCGACTACGCCCACAAGCCCGACGCGGTCGAAGCGGTGCTGAGCACGCTCCGGCCGGTGACCGCCGGGCGCCTGATCATCGTGCTCGGCGCCGGCGGGGACCGGGACACCGGGAAGCGTCCACTGATGGGCGAGCTCGCCGCGCGCGGTGCCGACCTGGTGGTGGTCACCGACGACAACCCCCGCTCGGAGGACCCGGCCGCGATCCGGGCGGCGGTGCTGGCCGGGGCGACCGGTGCCGGGGCCGCCGCCGAGGTTCTCGAGGTGGAAGGTCGGCGGGACGCGATCGCCACCGCCCTGGACCGCGCCCGACCCGGTGACGTCGTGGTGGTGGCGGGCAAGGGCCACGAGACCGGGCAGGAGATCGCCGGCGTGGTGCACCCCTTCGACGACCGCCTCGTGGTCGCCGAGCTGCTCGCGGAGCGGCCCGGACGTCCGGACGGCGGCCGATGA
- a CDS encoding peptidoglycan D,D-transpeptidase FtsI family protein, translating to MTRLSRLRPGRPGRVPARRGSSHRRIGIGFLAIAFVLSMFAARLVQLQGIDPGSYAALAAAEGTEDVVLPAARGDITDRNGDPLAASVAGTMIVADPALTSDDAADLAGFLARRLDVDYQETLQRLRAEDSRFQYIARQVPTYRAEDVVADAEEKGFSGLFTENDPLRTYPNGDLAANLVGFLGTPEDDGSAVALAGLEDSFNSYLSGTDGEARYQMGAGNQIPLGDNTVTPAQDGSDLQTTIDQDLQWYTQQVLQQTVESAGGESGIAVVMDSRTGQLLSLADYPTYDAADPQESPEDLYKSSALTDVYEPGSVEKALTMAGLLDAGLATPRTRLTVPGELNRQDRPIGDYWDHGTLRLTLAGVLAKSSNIGTVLASDEFGRGQLRRYLSSFGLGKRTDVGLGGETKGILKSVAVTTDQEEDRISFGQSLSVNAVQMTAAINAIANGGVRIDPSLVLGSARADDGTEVGTDQVTEHRVVSEQAAHQTMLMMERVIDPDAGVAPAAAVPGYRVAGKTGTAQRVGEECGCYDGTTTVSFAGFAPADDPRFTVYVVVHAPSNGGGGGSVAGPAFAKLMSYALRRYGVAPTDTQPSRLPVEW from the coding sequence GTGACCCGCCTCAGCCGTCTCCGCCCGGGCCGGCCCGGCCGCGTGCCGGCCCGCCGCGGCTCGTCGCACCGCCGGATCGGCATCGGGTTCCTGGCGATCGCGTTCGTGCTGTCGATGTTCGCGGCCCGGCTGGTGCAGCTCCAGGGCATCGACCCCGGCTCGTACGCCGCACTGGCCGCGGCCGAGGGCACCGAGGACGTGGTGCTGCCCGCGGCACGGGGCGACATCACCGACCGCAACGGCGACCCCCTGGCCGCCTCGGTGGCGGGCACGATGATCGTCGCCGACCCGGCCCTGACCTCCGACGACGCGGCCGACCTGGCCGGCTTCCTGGCGCGCCGCCTCGACGTCGACTACCAGGAGACGCTGCAGCGGCTGCGGGCCGAGGACAGCCGCTTCCAGTACATCGCCCGCCAGGTCCCGACGTACCGTGCCGAGGACGTGGTCGCGGACGCCGAGGAGAAGGGCTTCAGCGGGCTGTTCACCGAGAACGACCCGCTGCGGACCTACCCCAACGGTGACCTCGCGGCCAACCTGGTCGGGTTCCTGGGCACCCCGGAGGACGACGGCAGCGCGGTGGCGCTGGCCGGCCTGGAGGACTCCTTCAACTCCTACCTCTCCGGCACCGACGGGGAGGCGCGCTACCAGATGGGCGCCGGCAACCAGATCCCGCTCGGCGACAACACGGTGACCCCCGCGCAGGACGGCAGCGACCTGCAGACCACGATCGACCAGGACCTGCAGTGGTACACCCAGCAGGTGCTCCAGCAGACCGTGGAGAGCGCGGGCGGCGAGTCCGGCATCGCCGTGGTGATGGACAGTCGCACCGGGCAGCTGCTCTCCCTGGCCGACTACCCGACGTACGACGCCGCCGACCCGCAGGAGTCCCCGGAGGACCTCTACAAGTCCAGTGCGCTCACCGACGTCTACGAGCCCGGGTCGGTGGAGAAGGCGCTGACCATGGCCGGCCTCCTCGACGCCGGGCTGGCCACGCCCCGCACCAGGTTGACCGTCCCTGGCGAGCTGAACCGGCAGGACCGGCCGATCGGCGACTACTGGGACCACGGCACGCTGCGCCTCACCCTGGCCGGTGTGCTGGCCAAGTCGTCCAACATCGGCACGGTGCTGGCCTCCGACGAGTTCGGTCGTGGCCAGCTACGCCGCTACCTGAGCAGCTTCGGCCTCGGCAAGCGCACCGACGTCGGCCTCGGCGGCGAGACGAAGGGCATCCTGAAGTCGGTGGCCGTCACCACCGACCAGGAGGAGGACCGGATCTCGTTCGGTCAGTCGCTCTCGGTCAACGCGGTGCAGATGACCGCCGCGATCAACGCGATCGCCAACGGCGGCGTGCGGATCGACCCCAGCCTGGTCCTCGGGTCGGCCCGGGCCGACGACGGCACCGAGGTCGGCACCGACCAGGTCACCGAGCACCGGGTGGTCTCCGAGCAGGCGGCCCACCAGACGATGCTGATGATGGAGCGGGTGATCGACCCCGACGCCGGCGTCGCCCCCGCCGCCGCGGTCCCCGGCTACCGGGTGGCCGGCAAGACCGGCACCGCCCAGCGGGTCGGGGAGGAGTGCGGCTGCTACGACGGCACCACGACCGTCTCCTTCGCCGGGTTCGCCCCGGCCGACGACCCCCGGTTCACCGTGTACGTGGTGGTGCACGCCCCGTCGAACGGCGGCGGCGGTGGCTCCGTGGCCGGACCGGCGTTCGCCAAGCTGATGAGCTATGCCCTCCGTCGCTACGGCGTGGCGCCGACCGACACCCAGCCCAGCCGACTTCCCGTGGAGTGGTGA
- the mraZ gene encoding division/cell wall cluster transcriptional repressor MraZ: MLFMGTYTPKLDDKGRVFLPAKFRDRLAEGLVVTQGQENCLVVWPADVFADEAERAASRPMTSRSARRYARVLFAGGDEGKPDKQGRIGIPTHLREYASLDKDVVIIGVRDRLEIWNPQRWREFQAEALADFADLDEDDED, translated from the coding sequence ATGCTCTTCATGGGCACGTACACCCCGAAGCTCGACGACAAAGGTCGGGTCTTCCTCCCCGCGAAGTTCAGGGATCGACTGGCGGAGGGCCTCGTGGTGACGCAGGGACAGGAGAACTGCCTCGTGGTCTGGCCTGCCGACGTCTTCGCCGACGAGGCCGAGCGGGCCGCGTCGCGTCCGATGACCAGTCGCTCGGCCCGTCGCTACGCACGTGTTCTGTTTGCCGGTGGTGACGAGGGCAAGCCCGACAAGCAGGGCCGGATCGGGATCCCGACCCACCTGCGCGAGTACGCGTCGCTGGACAAGGACGTCGTGATCATCGGCGTCCGCGACCGCCTGGAGATCTGGAACCCGCAGCGCTGGCGCGAGTTCCAGGCCGAGGCACTGGCCGACTTCGCCGACCTGGACGAGGACGACGAGGACTGA